In Pseudovibrio brasiliensis, the following are encoded in one genomic region:
- a CDS encoding polysaccharide pyruvyl transferase family protein: protein MTMEFKVISNEIYVEGDAVVVSYFAGDKYYHDCANELVSELKGRQVNHMICQYEPKEGESWPDLCKVKIYFIQFAISKLECPVFWVDIDTNFAGSPQSLLSIKGSDLGFYLRNFHYFPKFDSFKFSRLFHPGYVFYDCNEKVLNFLDEMIAIADATIEPATDDYVLHEALKRFEGKLSFQIFSPETIATSIERACDSTIFVHGDSGNVTRYRGNVVQHKSAIQRTEVQVQVLEKVVQDLIKKGKFHDAIVICQHILSVDEENIFAHVRLLRMYRRIKNEKSLKKQLQFGKKKTSLRLDTFIFDFERAVKFGTETQAKSILKEAEAYKDCEIVNHLKSRYAIADLDWRAKKRRFTTRKRVKVWWWRKPSPGNWGDIINPYIVEKLSGIPPIYDSTKANLLAIGSVVGWAESGSTVWGSGSPRRDICINANATYKAVRGPITRELVLNAGGECPEVYGDPALLLPLIYSKKKDPHSSRKNKIGLILHHNHDVNSLNVSKDVKVIDIHRVLYHEIEEFIDEVCSCELILSTSLHGIIVSHAYGIPARWCTLSGESVKSVPGDNMKFADYFASVGIVDQIEPIDLSSISKISADLDCSGGVVPNRSDLGLIQRGLLDAAPFFVEKSILKNVVKSTKRELA from the coding sequence ATGACTATGGAATTTAAGGTTATATCTAATGAAATATACGTTGAGGGTGATGCTGTAGTAGTTAGTTACTTTGCTGGAGATAAATATTATCATGACTGTGCAAATGAGTTAGTTTCAGAACTTAAAGGCCGGCAGGTTAATCATATGATTTGTCAATATGAACCTAAGGAAGGTGAGTCGTGGCCTGATTTATGTAAAGTGAAGATATACTTTATTCAATTTGCTATTAGCAAGCTAGAATGTCCAGTTTTCTGGGTAGATATCGATACAAATTTTGCTGGAAGTCCCCAATCTTTATTGAGTATAAAAGGTAGCGATCTCGGTTTTTATTTGAGGAATTTTCACTATTTTCCAAAATTTGATTCTTTTAAGTTTTCTAGATTATTTCATCCTGGTTACGTTTTCTATGATTGCAATGAGAAAGTCTTAAACTTTCTAGATGAGATGATTGCGATTGCTGATGCTACTATAGAACCAGCAACAGATGACTATGTGTTACATGAAGCTTTGAAGCGCTTTGAAGGAAAGTTATCATTTCAGATATTCTCTCCTGAAACTATTGCAACCAGTATTGAGCGAGCTTGTGATAGCACGATTTTTGTTCATGGCGATAGTGGTAACGTTACAAGGTATAGAGGAAATGTAGTTCAGCATAAGAGTGCAATACAGAGAACTGAAGTTCAGGTGCAAGTCCTAGAGAAAGTAGTTCAGGACTTAATTAAGAAGGGCAAATTTCATGATGCAATTGTAATTTGTCAACATATTCTGTCAGTTGATGAAGAGAACATTTTTGCCCATGTTCGTTTGTTGCGCATGTATCGTAGAATAAAGAATGAAAAATCGTTAAAAAAACAACTTCAATTTGGGAAAAAGAAAACTTCTCTTCGCTTGGATACATTTATTTTTGACTTTGAGCGAGCTGTTAAGTTCGGGACTGAAACTCAGGCTAAAAGTATTCTTAAAGAGGCGGAAGCTTATAAAGACTGTGAGATTGTAAATCATCTCAAGTCTCGATATGCGATAGCCGATTTAGATTGGCGAGCAAAGAAAAGAAGATTTACCACTCGCAAAAGAGTTAAAGTGTGGTGGTGGAGGAAGCCTTCTCCTGGGAATTGGGGAGATATAATTAACCCCTATATTGTTGAGAAGCTATCGGGTATTCCGCCGATTTATGATTCTACTAAAGCTAACTTACTGGCAATTGGTTCCGTTGTTGGGTGGGCTGAGAGTGGGAGCACTGTGTGGGGAAGCGGATCTCCACGAAGAGATATTTGTATCAATGCTAACGCAACTTATAAAGCGGTTCGAGGGCCAATTACGAGAGAGCTAGTTCTGAATGCGGGAGGTGAGTGCCCCGAAGTATATGGTGATCCTGCTCTTTTGTTACCATTGATTTATTCAAAGAAAAAGGATCCTCATTCTAGCCGTAAGAATAAGATAGGTTTAATCCTTCATCACAATCACGATGTGAATAGTCTGAATGTCAGTAAAGATGTTAAAGTTATTGATATACATCGAGTGCTTTATCATGAAATTGAAGAATTTATTGATGAAGTTTGTAGTTGTGAGTTGATATTATCAACGTCTTTACATGGAATTATTGTGAGTCATGCATACGGAATACCTGCAAGGTGGTGTACGTTATCTGGTGAAAGCGTAAAATCTGTTCCGGGTGATAATATGAAATTCGCGGACTATTTTGCTTCGGTTGGTATTGTGGATCAAATTGAGCCTATAGATCTATCATCCATTAGTAAGATTTCAGCAGATTTAGATTGCTCAGGTGGGGTGGTCCCAAATCGGTCTGATTTAGGGCTAATACAACGAGGTTTGCTAGATGCAGCGCCATTCTTTGTTGAAAAATCAATATTGAAAAATGTTGTTAAATCAACAAAAAGAGAACTGGCATAA
- a CDS encoding acylneuraminate cytidylyltransferase yields MNKVAIIPARGGSVGLPGKNIKPLQGVPLVARAVLAAKKAKCIDRIIVSSDCVEILDVASKYGAEPLVRPSEISNAFSSSENALIHAVEQCNLSDDDVLVFLQCTSPFTMGEEIDKVVATLGEKGVQSAFSAVEDHSFIWEVGTDGLAKGITHNHRLKRPRRQDVSKRYRENGAIYAMRVGDFKRDRNRFCGKTILVPVDAPCIEVDTIEDWHLAEAIAESRTLSNAIFDRNNLLEIKALVMDFDGVHTDDAVYVNQDGIETVKCSRSDGFGLEQLRNAGLRTLILSKEENSVVKARAFKLKIDVLQNVSNKVQVLECWLAEHGLKWDDVAYFGNDINDLKCMQKAGVSVAPQNAHQEVKKIASIVVRRDGGNGAIREFCDQYLRFKST; encoded by the coding sequence ATGAATAAAGTTGCCATCATTCCCGCAAGAGGAGGTTCTGTTGGGCTTCCTGGTAAGAACATTAAGCCATTGCAAGGCGTTCCATTGGTTGCAAGAGCGGTGCTAGCCGCGAAAAAAGCAAAATGTATTGATCGCATTATTGTATCAAGTGACTGCGTTGAGATCCTTGATGTTGCGTCAAAGTATGGGGCTGAACCGCTTGTGCGGCCAAGTGAGATTTCGAATGCATTTTCTAGCTCTGAGAATGCACTTATTCATGCAGTAGAACAATGTAACTTATCAGATGATGATGTTCTAGTCTTTTTGCAATGTACCTCACCATTCACTATGGGGGAGGAGATCGACAAAGTGGTTGCAACGCTTGGTGAAAAGGGTGTGCAATCCGCATTTAGCGCTGTGGAAGATCATAGCTTCATCTGGGAAGTAGGGACTGATGGCTTAGCTAAAGGCATAACTCATAATCATCGGTTAAAACGCCCAAGACGTCAGGACGTGTCTAAAAGGTATCGTGAAAATGGTGCTATCTATGCGATGAGAGTTGGAGATTTCAAGAGAGACAGGAACCGTTTTTGCGGGAAAACTATTCTAGTACCCGTTGATGCTCCATGTATAGAAGTTGATACAATCGAAGATTGGCATCTGGCTGAAGCGATCGCAGAATCGAGAACTCTGAGTAATGCAATTTTCGATAGAAATAATCTCTTAGAAATCAAGGCATTAGTTATGGATTTTGACGGCGTACACACTGATGATGCCGTCTATGTTAATCAAGATGGTATTGAAACCGTAAAATGCAGTCGATCAGACGGCTTTGGTTTAGAGCAGTTGCGGAATGCGGGGCTTCGTACGTTGATACTGTCTAAAGAAGAAAATTCAGTTGTCAAAGCTCGCGCCTTCAAGCTGAAAATTGATGTTTTACAAAATGTTAGTAATAAGGTCCAAGTTTTGGAGTGCTGGCTCGCGGAGCATGGCCTGAAATGGGATGATGTTGCATATTTTGGTAATGATATTAATGACTTAAAATGCATGCAGAAGGCGGGAGTCAGTGTTGCGCCCCAAAATGCTCACCAAGAAGTTAAAAAAATTGCATCTATTGTTGTACGTCGAGATGGTGGAAACGGAGCAATTCGAGAATTCTGCGATCAGTATTTGCGATTTAAATCAACCTAA
- a CDS encoding N-acetylneuraminate synthase family protein encodes MVKVIAEIGCNHMGNMEIAKEMIQVAAHVCKADVAKFQKRSPKELLTSEEYNAAHPVPANSYGATYGEHRELLEFSAGQHRELAEECRLNGIEYSTSVWDLTSAAEIAALTPSLIKIPSATNQHYALQDFLCRNFDGEIHVSTGMTTKDEISRLISFYEERGRSKDLVIYACTSGYPVAFEDICLYEISSLQEQYGDKVKSIGFSGHHLGIAADIAALALGLSNRERLGYGDLGYIERHFTLDRTWKGTDHAASLEPDGMRKLCRDLKNVSKSLTFKRNELLDVEVVQRKKLKWREEKHGRMLEIA; translated from the coding sequence GTGGTGAAAGTGATTGCTGAAATTGGTTGTAACCATATGGGTAATATGGAAATAGCTAAAGAGATGATCCAAGTTGCAGCGCATGTATGCAAGGCTGATGTTGCCAAATTTCAAAAGCGTAGTCCCAAAGAGCTCTTAACGTCTGAGGAGTATAATGCAGCGCACCCTGTTCCAGCAAATTCATACGGGGCGACGTACGGTGAGCATCGTGAGTTGCTAGAATTTAGTGCAGGACAGCATCGAGAACTGGCGGAAGAATGTAGGTTAAATGGTATCGAGTATTCAACTTCAGTTTGGGATTTGACGTCTGCAGCTGAGATTGCTGCACTTACTCCTTCACTAATAAAAATTCCATCAGCGACTAATCAGCATTATGCCTTGCAAGATTTTCTGTGCCGGAATTTTGATGGTGAAATCCATGTTTCAACCGGCATGACGACTAAAGATGAGATTAGCCGATTGATCTCCTTTTATGAGGAGAGAGGCAGGTCGAAAGACTTAGTAATTTATGCTTGTACATCAGGTTATCCCGTGGCGTTTGAAGATATTTGCTTGTATGAAATCTCGTCGTTGCAAGAACAATACGGAGATAAAGTTAAATCGATTGGCTTCTCTGGTCACCATCTTGGTATTGCCGCTGACATTGCAGCGTTAGCTTTGGGCTTATCAAATCGTGAACGATTAGGTTATGGAGATCTCGGATATATCGAACGACACTTTACCCTAGATCGCACGTGGAAAGGAACCGACCATGCTGCAAGCTTAGAGCCCGATGGGATGAGGAAACTGTGCCGCGATTTAAAAAATGTCTCTAAATCATTAACATTTAAGAGAAATGAGTTGTTGGATGTTGAAGTTGTTCAAAGAAAAAAACTCAAATGGCGCGAAGAAAAACATGGCAGAATGCTTGAGATTGCATAA
- a CDS encoding PLP-dependent aminotransferase family protein codes for MFEYVVMINREVSTPLSSQIYQQYREAILKRRIPEGERLPSSRQLAVSLSVSRNTVNTAYDLLRSEGLVDVRSGARPEVVALPEVEGASAEGSVRETAPPLSSRGQRFARNHRYTSPDGRGSSMQPGEPSRALFPKEQWARSLRRAARLLNGNALGYEHTSGLPELQRVLAQYLAQERGVVCSPEQVLAFPTTQSALSLMSQCFSEEGDVALLEEPGYLGARSAFVAAGLNVRALSEIEQVKRASLIYVTPSHQYPTGRRMEMGERLTLLKQANERGAVILEDDYDSEFLFEGRPIAALQGLSDRHSVIYIGTSAKSLMPGIRLAYAVVPKEHVEGLELAQRASGALTNVHVQMAFADFIESGHFRAHLNKIRSAYHDNGVALCQLISERFGNQVGVSMPTGGLQTCFYLPETCDDVAVADVMNQKGFGVNPLSVFYLGEPKRGLIVGFAEANEKLREGFVRTLEMALKVTGDRLASSAELN; via the coding sequence TTGTTCGAGTATGTTGTGATGATCAATCGCGAGGTCAGTACCCCGCTGTCGAGCCAGATTTATCAGCAGTATCGGGAGGCGATTTTGAAGCGGCGCATCCCGGAAGGGGAGCGGTTGCCTAGCTCCCGGCAACTGGCTGTCAGTCTCTCTGTTTCGCGGAATACTGTGAACACGGCTTATGATTTACTGCGTTCTGAAGGCTTGGTGGACGTGCGCTCTGGTGCAAGACCGGAGGTCGTTGCATTGCCTGAGGTTGAAGGGGCATCTGCTGAAGGCAGTGTTCGTGAAACCGCACCTCCGTTATCATCACGCGGTCAACGGTTTGCGCGGAACCATCGGTACACAAGCCCAGATGGGCGTGGTTCTTCCATGCAGCCGGGAGAACCATCACGGGCGCTGTTTCCCAAAGAGCAATGGGCGAGAAGTTTGCGGCGTGCTGCGCGATTGCTCAATGGAAATGCGCTTGGGTACGAGCATACCTCCGGGTTGCCTGAATTACAGCGGGTACTGGCACAGTATCTGGCGCAAGAACGCGGCGTCGTCTGTTCGCCAGAGCAGGTACTTGCGTTTCCGACAACACAGTCTGCGCTCTCCCTCATGTCTCAGTGTTTCTCTGAGGAAGGGGATGTCGCGCTGCTTGAGGAGCCGGGGTATCTTGGGGCTCGGTCGGCATTTGTTGCTGCGGGTTTGAATGTGCGGGCTCTTAGTGAGATTGAGCAAGTTAAGCGGGCATCGCTGATCTATGTGACCCCGTCTCACCAATATCCCACCGGTAGGCGTATGGAGATGGGGGAACGGCTGACTTTGCTCAAACAGGCCAATGAGCGCGGGGCTGTTATTCTTGAAGATGATTATGACAGTGAGTTTCTGTTTGAAGGACGGCCTATCGCTGCGCTACAGGGGCTGAGTGATCGGCATTCGGTGATTTACATCGGGACCTCAGCCAAGTCGCTGATGCCGGGTATCCGTCTGGCTTATGCTGTGGTCCCCAAAGAGCATGTTGAGGGGTTGGAGCTTGCGCAGCGGGCTTCAGGAGCTCTGACGAATGTTCACGTGCAGATGGCCTTTGCAGATTTCATTGAGAGTGGCCACTTTCGTGCTCATCTGAATAAGATCCGCAGTGCCTATCATGATAACGGTGTTGCTTTGTGCCAGCTGATTTCCGAGCGATTTGGCAACCAGGTTGGTGTTTCCATGCCTACGGGTGGCTTGCAGACTTGCTTTTATCTGCCAGAGACCTGCGATGATGTTGCCGTTGCGGACGTGATGAACCAGAAGGGATTTGGCGTTAATCCGCTCTCCGTTTTCTATCTGGGGGAGCCCAAGCGCGGGCTGATTGTTGGGTTCGCGGAGGCTAACGAGAAACTTCGGGAAGGCTTTGTGCGTACTCTTGAGATGGCGTTGAAGGTGACCGGAGATCGTTTGGCTAGTAGTGCTGAGCTGAACTAA
- a CDS encoding pyridoxamine 5'-phosphate oxidase family protein has translation MTAEMTLEATPTTKTREAKPPKFARVRTSLRADYDWDTILPILESSLVAHVGFLDEDRPMVIPMAFAVMDRAIYIHGAKAARIVKKMSKDSKVCLTFTNVDGIVAARSAFHHSVNYRTAIIHGTARLVTDHQEAWDSLKAITEHLLPGRWDEVRPMTEKEQISTGVIAIEIEHASAKIRQGGPVDDAEDYALPLWAGVIPVTTSLGKPIDDGKVPDGVKLPASPANAAQKFA, from the coding sequence ATGACAGCAGAAATGACACTTGAGGCAACCCCGACCACAAAGACTCGTGAAGCCAAGCCACCTAAGTTCGCTCGTGTCAGAACAAGCCTGCGCGCTGATTATGATTGGGACACAATCCTCCCAATTCTGGAGAGCTCCCTGGTTGCCCATGTGGGCTTCTTGGACGAAGACCGACCAATGGTCATTCCCATGGCCTTCGCAGTTATGGATCGCGCCATTTACATCCACGGCGCCAAAGCGGCTCGGATCGTGAAGAAGATGAGCAAGGACTCCAAAGTCTGCCTGACCTTCACCAACGTGGATGGCATCGTCGCAGCCCGTTCAGCGTTCCACCATTCTGTCAATTACCGAACAGCCATCATTCATGGCACGGCCCGTCTCGTCACAGACCATCAGGAAGCATGGGACTCCCTGAAAGCCATCACCGAGCACCTCTTGCCCGGCAGATGGGACGAGGTTCGCCCGATGACTGAGAAAGAGCAAATCTCAACCGGCGTCATCGCCATTGAGATCGAGCATGCCTCAGCCAAAATCCGTCAGGGTGGACCAGTAGATGATGCAGAGGATTACGCCCTTCCTCTCTGGGCAGGCGTTATTCCTGTGACCACATCTCTTGGAAAGCCAATCGACGACGGAAAGGTTCCAGACGGCGTCAAACTACCGGCTTCACCAGCCAATGCCGCTCAGAAGTTCGCCTAA
- a CDS encoding lytic transglycosylase domain-containing protein, with amino-acid sequence MKMNLTKIKNIVVIPALAASVMLGGVVNTSVFSDEAEAATKKSTYVKLIEKKAKKHGVPHHIAKAVVEVESNFNERARGRAGEVGLMQIKPATARGMGYRGSTKALYKPENNLEWGMRYLAGAYKRAGGDLCGTILRYNAGHYAKRMNRISAKYCKRVKDIIARS; translated from the coding sequence ATGAAGATGAACCTTACAAAAATAAAAAATATCGTAGTAATCCCTGCCCTTGCCGCAAGTGTTATGCTTGGTGGTGTCGTCAATACCAGCGTGTTCTCTGATGAAGCAGAGGCTGCTACTAAGAAAAGCACCTACGTCAAGCTGATTGAAAAGAAAGCCAAAAAGCACGGCGTACCGCACCACATTGCGAAGGCCGTTGTTGAAGTGGAAAGTAACTTCAACGAAAGAGCTCGCGGCAGAGCCGGTGAAGTTGGTCTTATGCAGATCAAGCCAGCGACTGCGCGCGGTATGGGATACCGTGGTTCAACCAAGGCTCTTTATAAACCAGAGAATAATCTGGAATGGGGCATGCGCTATCTTGCTGGTGCTTATAAGCGCGCCGGTGGTGATCTGTGCGGAACTATTTTGCGATACAACGCTGGCCACTACGCCAAGCGTATGAACCGAATTAGTGCCAAGTACTGTAAGCGCGTTAAGGATATTATTGCTCGCAGCTAA
- a CDS encoding peptidoglycan recognition protein family protein: MSVKTECVVPARLRPSPNHNERRVPAVDMLILHYTAMESAEKAISWLCDPRSEVSCHYLVDEMGMVTQMVPESRRAWHAGVSSWKGEDDLNSRSIGIEISNIGDLEEGTQDYPDVQIEAVIALAKDICERHNIAPERVLGHSDVASSRKQDPGRHFPWARLAEAGVGHFIEPVDIDASSFFQEGDEGQPIEALQSLLGLYGYDVMVSGVFDEKTRFAVEAFQRHFRPAKVDGIADAQTIATLHSLLKKLKSF, translated from the coding sequence ATGAGCGTTAAAACTGAATGCGTAGTCCCTGCGCGTCTTCGTCCATCTCCCAACCACAATGAACGCCGCGTTCCTGCCGTTGATATGCTGATCCTGCACTATACAGCGATGGAGAGTGCGGAGAAGGCTATCTCCTGGCTGTGTGATCCACGCTCTGAAGTTTCCTGCCACTATCTCGTGGATGAGATGGGCATGGTGACACAGATGGTGCCGGAAAGCCGCCGGGCCTGGCATGCAGGTGTTTCCAGCTGGAAGGGCGAGGATGATCTGAACTCCCGCAGCATCGGCATCGAGATTTCCAATATAGGAGATCTGGAAGAGGGGACGCAGGATTATCCGGATGTTCAGATCGAAGCTGTGATCGCACTGGCCAAGGATATCTGCGAGCGCCACAACATCGCGCCAGAGCGTGTGCTGGGCCATTCAGATGTTGCGTCCTCCCGCAAACAGGATCCGGGGCGCCACTTCCCGTGGGCTCGATTGGCTGAGGCCGGGGTAGGGCACTTTATTGAGCCCGTGGATATTGATGCGTCGAGTTTCTTTCAGGAAGGTGATGAGGGGCAACCGATTGAGGCGCTCCAGTCCCTGCTGGGGCTTTACGGATATGATGTGATGGTGAGCGGCGTGTTTGATGAGAAGACACGTTTTGCCGTTGAGGCGTTTCAGCGGCACTTCCGGCCAGCAAAGGTTGACGGGATTGCCGATGCGCAGACCATCGCAACGCTTCATAGCCTGCTTAAAAAGCTAAAATCCTTCTGA
- a CDS encoding molecular chaperone DjiA has protein sequence MNFWSSFDKIVGALQAGGAQLVDRLQQLVQSVGEARRNVAFTVAMIALSAKMAKADGVVTHDEVVAFYDLFEMPAGEEGNVARLFHLAQQDVAGFETYASKLSVLFADDETTRTDVLDGLFYIAKADGIIHEREIAYLSRIAEIFGIDPVGFSQIKARHIRGGGDPYLVLGIDMSATDNEVRSCYRQQVRETHPDRLIGRGVPEEFVKIASDRLVALNKAYEQICAERGI, from the coding sequence ATGAATTTTTGGAGCAGCTTTGACAAGATTGTTGGCGCACTGCAAGCCGGTGGTGCTCAGTTGGTTGATCGTCTGCAGCAACTTGTTCAATCTGTCGGTGAAGCGCGCCGGAATGTTGCTTTTACTGTCGCCATGATCGCCCTGTCTGCCAAGATGGCCAAGGCGGATGGCGTGGTAACGCATGATGAGGTTGTTGCGTTTTACGATCTGTTTGAGATGCCTGCCGGAGAAGAAGGCAACGTTGCACGGCTCTTTCATCTGGCGCAGCAGGATGTTGCTGGCTTTGAAACATACGCTTCCAAGCTCTCCGTTTTGTTTGCTGATGATGAGACAACCCGGACAGATGTGCTCGACGGGCTGTTTTACATTGCCAAGGCCGACGGCATTATTCATGAAAGAGAGATTGCGTATCTGAGCCGGATCGCGGAGATCTTCGGAATCGACCCAGTCGGCTTTTCTCAGATTAAAGCCCGTCATATAAGAGGCGGTGGAGACCCTTATCTGGTTCTTGGCATTGATATGAGTGCCACAGATAATGAAGTGCGCTCCTGTTACCGCCAGCAAGTTCGGGAAACACATCCTGATCGTCTGATCGGTCGAGGTGTTCCTGAGGAGTTCGTTAAAATTGCCAGCGACAGACTGGTTGCACTGAATAAAGCGTATGAGCAGATCTGCGCAGAACGAGGAATATGA
- a CDS encoding putative bifunctional diguanylate cyclase/phosphodiesterase — METIPPHRKLLYATIVFAVIGAIATSFYAIDQATLYYLFKGEAQKQFDTARNIIVSHHPLEEEPAHETMGTQKSSAPLSFGLRGSSSDPTPEIVSPSWKLPAAKARAVKQALVEEFEEFELLVVNVPGRPLAVHPRDMTTDRVNEILSDPSAFDAWHSALKSGQLEIYSNFHWLEWQIPEFGVIIPYVNEENKARGGFIFSTKPAINTVVFMDAIAFGSAFAFLLVLVVAIASIMFAWKGLHDRWKTSKTIRFLAHNDPLTHLPNRAVFSDELNKALRKASITASNVYVIAIDVDKFKEVNDNHGHAAGDTFLQIISDRLRLVFSEHLVSRLSGDEFAVMIEGEYTSHDITVLAQRALATTNSNCVIDSKEIQISLSMGIAQATDAAWRSSRLLHCADLALYRSKNGGRSTYTWYESSMDEELERRRELEAEMIRALKLDGFSVVYQAQVGLADNKLKAFEALLRWVHPEKGRISPEVFIPIAEDTGLIEALGEYVLKKACTDAASWSDPTLKVAVNFSPAQFKTGQIEQKISEALQESGLAPERLEIEITESLLIADTTSVVKSLKKIGNMGVSIAMDDFGTGYSSLSYLSRFPFNKIKIDRSFIMNIGKDAHTDAIVAAIIGLGRSLDVLITAEGVEDEMQAQILRAGGCDIVQGYYFGKPNNVDPANPHANIRCTLGLNDTKQIEATQSA, encoded by the coding sequence GTGGAAACTATACCTCCACATCGCAAATTACTTTATGCCACCATAGTGTTTGCTGTGATTGGCGCCATTGCTACAAGTTTTTATGCCATTGATCAGGCAACTCTATATTATCTATTCAAGGGTGAAGCCCAAAAACAGTTCGACACCGCCAGAAACATCATCGTATCTCACCATCCACTTGAAGAAGAGCCAGCCCATGAAACTATGGGAACTCAGAAATCTTCTGCGCCATTAAGTTTCGGCCTGCGCGGCTCCAGTTCTGATCCAACACCAGAGATCGTCTCACCTAGCTGGAAACTGCCAGCAGCCAAAGCCAGAGCTGTCAAACAGGCACTGGTAGAGGAGTTTGAGGAGTTTGAGCTTCTGGTCGTCAATGTTCCCGGACGCCCACTGGCTGTACATCCGCGGGATATGACCACCGACCGCGTCAACGAAATCCTCTCAGATCCTTCTGCCTTCGATGCTTGGCACTCTGCCCTCAAATCCGGGCAGCTAGAGATTTACTCCAACTTCCACTGGCTAGAATGGCAAATACCCGAGTTTGGTGTCATCATTCCCTATGTGAATGAAGAGAACAAAGCCCGCGGTGGCTTCATCTTCTCCACCAAGCCAGCAATCAACACCGTTGTGTTTATGGATGCGATCGCTTTTGGATCCGCCTTTGCCTTCCTTCTGGTACTCGTCGTTGCCATCGCCTCTATCATGTTCGCGTGGAAAGGACTGCATGATCGCTGGAAGACCTCCAAAACGATCCGCTTCCTTGCCCACAACGATCCACTCACCCATTTGCCAAACCGCGCCGTTTTCTCTGACGAGCTGAACAAGGCCCTGCGTAAGGCATCCATTACTGCCTCCAATGTTTACGTCATCGCCATTGACGTCGATAAGTTCAAGGAAGTGAACGACAACCACGGCCATGCTGCCGGGGATACGTTCCTCCAGATCATCTCAGACCGCCTGCGCCTCGTCTTCTCCGAGCACCTCGTCTCCCGCCTCTCCGGCGATGAGTTCGCCGTCATGATCGAAGGCGAATACACCAGCCACGACATCACCGTTCTGGCCCAGCGCGCTCTGGCGACAACCAACTCCAACTGCGTGATCGACAGCAAGGAGATCCAGATCTCGTTGTCCATGGGCATTGCGCAGGCCACCGATGCAGCATGGCGCTCTTCCCGCCTTCTGCACTGCGCTGACCTTGCACTCTACCGTTCCAAAAATGGTGGCCGCTCCACTTACACATGGTACGAGTCCAGCATGGACGAAGAGCTGGAGCGTCGCCGTGAGCTCGAAGCAGAGATGATCCGCGCCCTCAAACTGGATGGCTTCTCAGTTGTCTATCAGGCACAAGTCGGTCTGGCAGACAACAAACTCAAGGCATTTGAAGCCCTGCTCCGTTGGGTACACCCGGAAAAAGGCCGCATCTCACCAGAAGTCTTCATCCCGATAGCCGAGGACACCGGCCTCATCGAAGCACTGGGTGAGTACGTGCTCAAAAAAGCCTGTACTGACGCGGCAAGCTGGTCTGACCCAACCCTCAAGGTTGCCGTCAACTTCTCACCTGCCCAGTTCAAAACTGGCCAGATCGAGCAGAAGATCTCCGAAGCACTTCAGGAATCTGGCTTGGCGCCAGAGCGCCTTGAAATCGAGATCACTGAGAGCCTCCTGATTGCTGACACCACCAGCGTAGTGAAATCACTCAAGAAGATCGGTAATATGGGCGTTTCCATCGCCATGGATGACTTCGGTACGGGCTATTCCTCCCTGAGTTACCTCTCTCGCTTCCCATTCAACAAGATCAAGATCGACCGCAGTTTCATCATGAACATCGGCAAGGATGCACACACTGATGCAATTGTGGCTGCTATCATTGGTCTCGGTCGCTCACTGGACGTGTTGATCACCGCAGAAGGCGTCGAAGACGAAATGCAGGCCCAGATCCTGCGTGCAGGTGGCTGCGATATCGTTCAGGGCTACTACTTCGGCAAACCAAACAATGTGGACCCGGCCAACCCGCACGCCAACATCCGCTGCACGCTGGGACTGAACGACACAAAGCAGATAGAAGCCACGCAGAGCGCTTAA